The following are encoded in a window of Sphaeramia orbicularis chromosome 20, fSphaOr1.1, whole genome shotgun sequence genomic DNA:
- the LOC115411511 gene encoding uncharacterized protein LOC115411511 isoform X1 codes for MVTTQRSQGSWLTHLKKMEGLYGGWLLHKATGGSGRRKLTVIPPEAEGYTTKALQAVSAGGKAIFYIVPLQETLDTSPLPPDSQHFSKMPKKTCYQCNELMPLHMLAVHIKTCKGKLFDDDDGDDESSDGVCIVENKCKVVCPICTKEFPDDEITVHASLCGESFDCTVTSAPNDNSPSTAAQTPVSKPKSVEDVLLFLTHQIDTTTEFKLCVDREDLLDRGILQWKRKKTASPASALKVVYIGEAGIDTGALRKEFLTEMISGIENRFFEGAGNQGKNPKYSLSDLDNENFRTIGEIMAVSLAQGGPPPAFLKEWCYNFLCTGEIDFHSLSKEDVADLESCLLISRVENSTDVQSLMMYADEIVSCGYTSQIKLDSKESIIRAIILHSTTRLIPMLQQLRKGMGLYGLVDQMASNPAACHSLFVPGKITKPDADFIMNCQPHYSERGSSKERAERKIINFLQDFLEELEMPDGETDSAADDTEPLAVPHVLQWMTGQSHIPILPDEKRHFKITCNFDHECRERLGDHLVCYPTVSACTQTVTFPIQHLSTYTEFRRIMSEAVQYGGGFHRV; via the exons ATGGTGACCACACAGAG atctcaaggctcctggctgacacatttaaaaaaaatggagggTCTGTATGGAGGATGGCTTCTGCATAAGGCTACAG GTGGGAGTGGTCGACGAAAACTCACTGTCATTCCACCAGAGGCAGAGGGATATACTACCAAAGCTCTGCAAGCTGTGTCAGCGGGCGGCAAAGCCATTTTTTACATAGTACCGCTTCAAGAGACATTGGacacttctcctcttcctcctgactCACAGCACTTCTCAAAAATGCCAAAGAAGACATGTTACCAGTGTAATGAACTGATGCCTTTGCACATGCTTGCGGTGCACATTAAGACATGCAAGGGGAAActgtttgatgatgatgatggtgatgatgag TCATCTGATGGCGTATGTATTGTGGAGAACAAGTGTAAG gTGGTTTGTCCAATTTGCACCAAAGAATTCCCAGATGATGAGATCACGGTCCATGCTAGTCTATGTGGAGAGAG CTTTGACTGTACAGTGACTTCTGCACCAAATGACAATAGTCCAAGTACAGCTGCTCAAACTCCAGTATCCAAACCAAAAAG TGTGGAGGATGTACTGCTCTTCCTTACACACCAAATTGACACCACAACAGAATTTAAACTGTGTGTGGACAGAGAAGACCTTCTTGATAGGGGCATTCTCCAATGGAAAAGGAAGAAAACTGCATCTCCTGCAAGTGCTCTGAAGGTGGTCTATATAGGAGAGGCAGGCATTGATACAGGAGCACTTAGAAAAGAGTTTCTGACTG AAATGATTTCAGGTATAGAAAACCGATTCTTCGAAGGAGCTGGGAACCAGGGTAAAAATCCCAAGTACTCTTTGTCAGACCTTGATAATGAGAATTTCAg AACTATTGGCGAAATAATGGCAGTCAGCCTTGCACAAGGTGGCCCACCTCCTGCTTTTTTGAAAGAGTGGTGCTACAACTTCCTCTGCACAGGAGAGATTGACTTTCACTCTCTGTCTAAGGAGGATGTGGCTGATCTAGAATCCTGTCTACTCATCAGCAGA gtcgAAAATTCCACAGATGTCCAGTCTCTGATGATGTATGCTGATGAAATTGTCAGCTGTGGATACACAAGCCAGATCAAACTGGACAGCAAGGAAAGCATAATTCG AGCAATTATCCTACATTCTACAACAAGATTGATTCCAATGCTACAGCAACTGAGAAAGGGCATGGGACTGTATGGCCTGGTGGACCAGATGGCCTCAAACCCTGCAGCTTGCCACTCCTTGTTTGTTCCTGGGAAGATTACCAAA CCTGATGCTGATTTCATAATGAACTGCCAGCCACATTACAGTGAAAGGGGGTCATCTAAGGAAAGAGCTGAGAGGAAGATTATCAACTTCCTCCAAGATTTCTTAGAAGAGCTTGAAATGCCAG ATGGGGAGACAGACAGTGCAGCTGATGACACAGAACCTCTTGCAGTGCCACATGTGCTCCAGTGGATGACAGGGCAATCCCACATCCCCATCCTGCCTGATGAAAAGAGACATTTCAAAATAACATGCAACTTTGACCATGAATGCAGGGAAAGGCTTGGAGACCACTTGGTTTGCTACCCAACAGTGAGCGCATGCACGCAGACTGTGACTTTTCCAATACAGCATCTTAGCACTTACACTGAGTTTAGAAGAATCATGAGTGAAGCAGTGCAATATGGTGGTGGATTCCACAGAGTTTAA
- the LOC115411511 gene encoding uncharacterized protein LOC115411511 isoform X2, with protein MVTTQRSQGSWLTHLKKMEGLYGGWLLHKATGGSGRRKLTVIPPEAEGYTTKALQAVSAGGKAIFYIVPLQETLDTSPLPPDSQHFSKMPKKTCYQCNELMPLHMLAVHIKTCKGKLFDDDDGDDESSDGVCIVENKCKVVCPICTKEFPDDEITVHASLCGESFDCTVTSAPNDNSPSTAAQTPVSKPKREDLLDRGILQWKRKKTASPASALKVVYIGEAGIDTGALRKEFLTEMISGIENRFFEGAGNQGKNPKYSLSDLDNENFRTIGEIMAVSLAQGGPPPAFLKEWCYNFLCTGEIDFHSLSKEDVADLESCLLISRVENSTDVQSLMMYADEIVSCGYTSQIKLDSKESIIRAIILHSTTRLIPMLQQLRKGMGLYGLVDQMASNPAACHSLFVPGKITKPDADFIMNCQPHYSERGSSKERAERKIINFLQDFLEELEMPDGETDSAADDTEPLAVPHVLQWMTGQSHIPILPDEKRHFKITCNFDHECRERLGDHLVCYPTVSACTQTVTFPIQHLSTYTEFRRIMSEAVQYGGGFHRV; from the exons ATGGTGACCACACAGAG atctcaaggctcctggctgacacatttaaaaaaaatggagggTCTGTATGGAGGATGGCTTCTGCATAAGGCTACAG GTGGGAGTGGTCGACGAAAACTCACTGTCATTCCACCAGAGGCAGAGGGATATACTACCAAAGCTCTGCAAGCTGTGTCAGCGGGCGGCAAAGCCATTTTTTACATAGTACCGCTTCAAGAGACATTGGacacttctcctcttcctcctgactCACAGCACTTCTCAAAAATGCCAAAGAAGACATGTTACCAGTGTAATGAACTGATGCCTTTGCACATGCTTGCGGTGCACATTAAGACATGCAAGGGGAAActgtttgatgatgatgatggtgatgatgag TCATCTGATGGCGTATGTATTGTGGAGAACAAGTGTAAG gTGGTTTGTCCAATTTGCACCAAAGAATTCCCAGATGATGAGATCACGGTCCATGCTAGTCTATGTGGAGAGAG CTTTGACTGTACAGTGACTTCTGCACCAAATGACAATAGTCCAAGTACAGCTGCTCAAACTCCAGTATCCAAACCAAAAAG AGAAGACCTTCTTGATAGGGGCATTCTCCAATGGAAAAGGAAGAAAACTGCATCTCCTGCAAGTGCTCTGAAGGTGGTCTATATAGGAGAGGCAGGCATTGATACAGGAGCACTTAGAAAAGAGTTTCTGACTG AAATGATTTCAGGTATAGAAAACCGATTCTTCGAAGGAGCTGGGAACCAGGGTAAAAATCCCAAGTACTCTTTGTCAGACCTTGATAATGAGAATTTCAg AACTATTGGCGAAATAATGGCAGTCAGCCTTGCACAAGGTGGCCCACCTCCTGCTTTTTTGAAAGAGTGGTGCTACAACTTCCTCTGCACAGGAGAGATTGACTTTCACTCTCTGTCTAAGGAGGATGTGGCTGATCTAGAATCCTGTCTACTCATCAGCAGA gtcgAAAATTCCACAGATGTCCAGTCTCTGATGATGTATGCTGATGAAATTGTCAGCTGTGGATACACAAGCCAGATCAAACTGGACAGCAAGGAAAGCATAATTCG AGCAATTATCCTACATTCTACAACAAGATTGATTCCAATGCTACAGCAACTGAGAAAGGGCATGGGACTGTATGGCCTGGTGGACCAGATGGCCTCAAACCCTGCAGCTTGCCACTCCTTGTTTGTTCCTGGGAAGATTACCAAA CCTGATGCTGATTTCATAATGAACTGCCAGCCACATTACAGTGAAAGGGGGTCATCTAAGGAAAGAGCTGAGAGGAAGATTATCAACTTCCTCCAAGATTTCTTAGAAGAGCTTGAAATGCCAG ATGGGGAGACAGACAGTGCAGCTGATGACACAGAACCTCTTGCAGTGCCACATGTGCTCCAGTGGATGACAGGGCAATCCCACATCCCCATCCTGCCTGATGAAAAGAGACATTTCAAAATAACATGCAACTTTGACCATGAATGCAGGGAAAGGCTTGGAGACCACTTGGTTTGCTACCCAACAGTGAGCGCATGCACGCAGACTGTGACTTTTCCAATACAGCATCTTAGCACTTACACTGAGTTTAGAAGAATCATGAGTGAAGCAGTGCAATATGGTGGTGGATTCCACAGAGTTTAA
- the LOC115411708 gene encoding uncharacterized protein LOC115411708, whose amino-acid sequence MASMHCVDAAGIFSRIVALGCVVRRSYAVRGPLSLVHIDTNHKLIRYNIVVFGGVDGYSRKIMYLNAATNKAATAFSFFMRSTQLHGLPSRVRGDQGVENVDIARYMFATRGTGRASFISGKSVHNQRIERLWRDVWVAVTCKYHDVLHSLEEDGLLDISDVVHLFGVHYIFVPRLQADLDTFIRGWDNHTLRTEGGLTPEQLWCMGHLQDLDEGERLEELQDPDIDWESVILQEGSNGAVVVPEMECPLDDEALEELQRTVDPLGHSQSHGCDLYMQFLHKVSDITTSVKT is encoded by the exons ATGGCCTCCATGCATTGTGTTGATGCTGCAGGGATCTTCTCCCGGATCGTGGCACTAGGATGTGTTGTACGAAGAAGTTATGCTGTGCGAGGCCCTCTATCTCTGGTCCACATTGACACCAATCACAAACTCATAAG GTACAATATTGTGGTCTTCGGTGGAGTAGATGGCTACTCAAGAAAG ATCATGTACTTGAATGCTGCAACAAATAAAGCAGCAACTGCATTCTCATTCTTCATGAGATCAACCCAGCTCCATGGCTTACCATCCAG GGTAAGAGGGGATCAGGGTGTCGAAAATGTAGACATCGCACGCTACATGTTTGCCACAAGGGGAACAGGAAGAGCAAGCTTCATCTCTGGAAAGAGCGTACACAACCAGAG AATAGAGCGACTTTGGCGTGACGTCTGGGTTGCAGTTACTTGCAAGTACCATGATGTCCTGCATTCTCTAGAGGAAGATGGTCTGCTTGATATCTCTGATGTGGTACACCTCTTTGGTGTGCACTACATCTTTGTCCCTCGACTCCAGGCCGACCTTGACACCTTCATCAGAGGATGGGATAATCATACTCTACGAACAGAAGGAGGTCTCACTCCCGAACAGCTGTGGTGTATGGGACATCTACAAGATCTGGATGAAGGGGAAAGACTTGAG GAACTTCAAGACCCAGACATCGACTGGGAGAGTGTCATACTGCAAGAGGGCTCTAATGGAGCAGTTGTGGTTCCTGAAATGGAATGCCCACTGGATGATGAAGCCCTGGAGGAACTTCAGAGAACTGTTGATCCTCTGGGACATTCTCAGTCACATGGTTGTGACTTATACATGCAGTTCTTGCACAAGGTGTCTGACATTACAACATCAGTAAAAACATAA